CCATGCCCAGTAGCCAGGCCAGCGGCTGCCAAGGCTGCTCCTTGCCACGGGCGGGAAAACAGAGAAACACCACCAGCAGCAGAAAGCCCACATGCACGGCACGCAGAATCTGGCTGGATACCGGGTGGAAGGCCGCGGTGATGATCTGGAAGATGGAGAACAGCAGCGCGACATAAAACAGCGCTTTCGGCCAATCGCTGGGGTTGGCGGCGAGGCCTTGGTTTTGCTCACTCATGAAGGTCACACCCTCGTTACAACGTCGATAGCGCAAGAGTCGCCAACAAAACCTGCCGTGGCCTGCACGCCGGTTTTATTCGCAGCTCTAGCTCGTGTCCGGAGAGGTTGACGCTGCGCACAGCGCCAACCTACACCCTCAACCCTTCAGCAGCCTTACAGTGCGCCGGCTTCTTTGTAGAAGCGCTCGGCACCCGGATGCAGCGGAATCGGTAGGCCCTTGGCGGCGCCTTCCAGCTTGATGTCCTTGGCCGCCGAGTGGGCGTTGCCCAGGCGCTCGAGGTTATCGAACATCAGTTTGGTCATCTGGTAGGCCACTTCATCGGATACGCCGTCATGGCTGACCAGGATGTTGGTGATGGCCACGGTCGGTACATCGCTGTCCTGACCGTCATAGGTGCCGGCTGGAATCGAGGCAGCCTGGTAGGCGGCGTTGTCGATCTTCGCGGTGATCTCCGCCGGGATGGCGACAAAGTTGATCGGCAGAGTCGCGGCCAGGTCGCGAATCGCCGCCATGCCCAGGCCCGAGGACTGCAGGGTGGCATCCAGCTGACGGTTCTTGATCAGCTCGACCGACTCGGCGTACGGCAGAAACTCCACCTTGCCCATGTCTTCATAGCTCAGGCCAGCGGCCTTGAAGATGGCGCGGGCGTTCAGCTCGGTGCCGGATTTCGGCGCGCCGACGGAGATGCGCTTGCCTTTCAGATCCGCCAGGGTGGTGATACCGGATTCCTTGCTGGCAACGATCTGGATGTAGTTCGGGTAGGTGCCGGCAATCGCCCGCAGCTTGCTCAGCGGCGCCTTGAAGCCGGCGTCTTCCACGCCATTCCAGGCATCGGCTACCGAGTCGCCGAGGGCGAAGGCCAGTTCACCGCGACCGGCTTGCAGCAGGTTGAGGTTTTCCACCGAGGCCTTGGTCGCCTGCACCGAGGTTTTGGCGCCGTCGATGCCGTTGCCGTAGAGCTGCGACAGGCCTACGCCAATCGGGTAGTACACACCGCTGGTACCACCGGTCAGCACGTTGATAAAGGTCGGGGCGGCGAGTACCGCGGTGCTCGCGGTAAAGGCTGCGGCAGCAGCAAACAGGCTGAATCGTTTGGTCATTCGCATGGAAGAATCTCCGTCGTTGTTATGGCTTTATGCAGAGGTTTTCACTGTAGACGCTGCGCGCCACCCAGGTGGCAATGCAGCGCCGGGACTAACGCAATGGCGAAAAGGAGCAGAGGCTCACGCGCGGCCTGAGCCGAGCGCACAAGAGATGGGCAGTGGATGCCGAGCGCGACAGGCGCGCAGATGCTGCGGGGCAGTGCATGGGATTCACCTCTTGTCTTTCTTATGAGGCCGAGGCAATCGAGTGCCTGGCTGACAAGAGCTATAGCAGATGCCGTGCCAGTGAGAGAAAAGCCCGTGCTAGAGCCTTTAACCTGCCAAACACGGCCCGCCTGGCGGCGATGGTGAGCGGAAATCCGCCAGTGCAAAAACCTGGATAAGCGAAATTCCGCCGACTAGTTCTCACTCGTCATCAGCACTGCCGGCCGGCCGATAGCTGCTGCGCAGTAGACCGTGGCGCTGCATCTTCTCGTTAAGGGTGCGGCGTGGCAGCTGCAGCAGTGTCATGACTTCGGCGATATTGCCCTGGCAATGCTGCAGGGCGCGGTGCAGGCACTGTGCTTCGAAAGCCTCCATCTGCTCGGCCAGCGACTGTTGCGGCAGGCCATCGTCGCCCTCCACACCGCCACTCAAGCCCAGGGCATGGCGTTCGGCAGCGTTGATCAGCTCGCGCACGTTGCCCGGCCAGTCGTGCCCGAGCAGCCGGGTCAGCTCGCTCGGTGCCAGGCTCGGTGTCTCACGGCCATGGCGTTGCGCGGCCTGGTTGGCGAAGTGTTCGAACAGCAGCGGAATATCTTCACGGCGCTCGCGCAGCGGCGGAATGCGCAGGGTGGCGACATTCAGCCGGTAGTAGAGGTCTTCACGGAAACGCCCAGCCTTGACCTCATCGAGCAGATCCGGCTTGACCGCGCTGATCACCCGCAGGTCGACCTGGATGCTGCGGTTGGAACCGAGGCGCTCCAGGGTTTTCTCCTGCAACACGCGCAGCAGTTTGACCTGCTGGGCCAGCGGCAGGCTTTCCACCTCATCGAGGAACAACGTGCCGCCGTCGGCATGTTCGATGCGGCCAATACGCTTGCCCTGGGCGCCGGTAAAGGCGCCGCTTTCATGGCCGAACAGCTCGCTCTCGAACAGGTGCTCGGGAATCGCCGCGCAGTTCAGCGCGACAAACGGCTTGCCGGCGCGGTTGCTGAAATCATGCAGGCAACGGGCAACCCGCTCCTTGCCGCTGCCGGTGTCGCCACGCAGGAGGATATTCACCGAGGTGCCGGCCAGTTCGAGGATCTGCCGACGCAGGGTTTCCATCGACCGCGAGACGCCGAGCAGCTGCGCCTCGATATGGTCCTTGAGGGCGAACTGCTGACGCAGCTGGCGGTTCTCACAGACCAGACGGCGTTTGTCCAACGCGCGGCGCACGCTGTCGAGCAGGCGTTCGGGGGTAAAGGGCTTTTCGATAAAGTCATAGGCGCCCTGGCGCAGCGCCTGCACCGCCATCGGCACATCGCCATGCCCGGTGATCAGAATCACCGGCAAGTCGCGGTCGCGCTCCAGCACGCTGTCGAGCAGCTGTAGGCCATCGGTGCCGGGCATGCGCACATCGCTGATGATGATGCCGGGGTAGT
This DNA window, taken from Pseudomonas sp. SG20056, encodes the following:
- a CDS encoding TAXI family TRAP transporter solute-binding subunit, which codes for MRMTKRFSLFAAAAAFTASTAVLAAPTFINVLTGGTSGVYYPIGVGLSQLYGNGIDGAKTSVQATKASVENLNLLQAGRGELAFALGDSVADAWNGVEDAGFKAPLSKLRAIAGTYPNYIQIVASKESGITTLADLKGKRISVGAPKSGTELNARAIFKAAGLSYEDMGKVEFLPYAESVELIKNRQLDATLQSSGLGMAAIRDLAATLPINFVAIPAEITAKIDNAAYQAASIPAGTYDGQDSDVPTVAITNILVSHDGVSDEVAYQMTKLMFDNLERLGNAHSAAKDIKLEGAAKGLPIPLHPGAERFYKEAGAL
- a CDS encoding sigma-54 dependent transcriptional regulator — encoded protein: MTGQVIVVDDEAAIREAVQQWLELSGFRVHSCATAQAALALVDRDYPGIIISDVRMPGTDGLQLLDSVLERDRDLPVILITGHGDVPMAVQALRQGAYDFIEKPFTPERLLDSVRRALDKRRLVCENRQLRQQFALKDHIEAQLLGVSRSMETLRRQILELAGTSVNILLRGDTGSGKERVARCLHDFSNRAGKPFVALNCAAIPEHLFESELFGHESGAFTGAQGKRIGRIEHADGGTLFLDEVESLPLAQQVKLLRVLQEKTLERLGSNRSIQVDLRVISAVKPDLLDEVKAGRFREDLYYRLNVATLRIPPLRERREDIPLLFEHFANQAAQRHGRETPSLAPSELTRLLGHDWPGNVRELINAAERHALGLSGGVEGDDGLPQQSLAEQMEAFEAQCLHRALQHCQGNIAEVMTLLQLPRRTLNEKMQRHGLLRSSYRPAGSADDE